In the genome of Amphiura filiformis chromosome 4, Afil_fr2py, whole genome shotgun sequence, one region contains:
- the LOC140150556 gene encoding fucolectin-like: MRLFLIISLVCVCGITAKRRNKFAGMETRLDKIIDSNLFTAVDLTGGTCRQSSTTHEGEPARAIDDKADGLWGSAGCTHTANEAYPWWELTLPTSTCIYSVSILNRKDCCRERLAGAKIYISEDEPNHSTRDVGTLCQTVSNKDATLTSEIAYPCASPITGKYITIQHESEEARILTLCEVKVTRGKGCQNES; this comes from the exons ATGAGGTTGTTTTTGATCATTTCGTTGGTGTGTGTATGTGGAATTACCGCTAAGCGGCGAAATAAG TTTGCCGGGATGGAGACAAGGTTAGATAAGATCATCGATTCGAATTTGT TTACTGCAGTTGATCTTACTGGAGGTACTTGTAGGCAAAGCAGTACCACCCACGAGGGTGAGCCTGCTCGTGCTATTGATGACAAAGCTGACGGCCTTTGGGGTAGTGCTGGTTGTACACACACAG CCAATGAAGCATATCCATGGTGGGAGCTAACCTTACCTACAAGCACATGCATATATTCCGTGTCTATTCTCAACAGGAAAGACTGCTGCA gggaaCGGCTGGCTGGTGCTAAGATTTACATCAGTGAAGACGAGCCTAATCACAGCACACGCGATGTTGGCACTCTCTGTCAGACAGTGTCTAACAAAGATGCCACTTTAACAAGTGAGATAGCGTATCCCTGTGCATCTCCCATTACTGGCAAGTACATCACCATCCAGCATGAGAGCGAAGAAGCTCGTATTTTGACCTTGTGTGAAGTAAAGGTGACTCGGGGAAAAGGCTGCCAGAATGAATCTTAA
- the LOC140149976 gene encoding integrin beta-6-like — MSHIAVLWALIVLYFVPALYNCQEIPSEDICAGAMRCGDCILHDPSCRWCSDAYESFSGIRCGSRSNLLIRGCDNIVSHNGNVKIIKEPELTDNDNSPNGQAFQVTPQEARVRLKVGQPQVITLKVRLANNYPLDVYLLMDLSASMRHDLRNLVRLGADIGK; from the exons atgtcacatattgcagTTCTTTGGGCGTTGATCGTACTTTATTTCGTACCAGCTCTGTATAATTGTCAGGAAATTCCTTCAG AAGACATTTGTGCAGGAGCCATGCGTTGTGGGGACTGTATCTTACATGACCCATCTTGTAGATGGTGCAGTGATGCGTATGAG AGTTTTTCAGGAATTAGGTGTGGTTCTCGTTCTAATCTGTTAATAAGAGGTTGTGACAACATTGTATCTCATAACGGAAATGTCAAAATCATAAAG GAACCAGAATTAACAGACAATGACAATTCTCCCAACGGACAAGCATTTCAAGTTACTCCGCAAGAAGCACGCGTTAGATTAAAAGTTG GTCAACCACAAGTGATAACGTTAAAAGTACGTCTTGCAAACAATTATCCATTGGATGTATACTTGCTCATGGACCTAAGTGCATCTATGAGACACGATCTCCGAAACTTGGTACGACTTGGTGCTGATATAGGTAAATAA
- the LOC140150557 gene encoding integrin beta-1-like, with the protein MMTHHSPETHAKIARRVRDAVHRFKPVFCVRFLTKDLCDMCKAPINIVDNLVQFNGTDSTLCEYRDEGNCLILYTYVLQENGSYTVLVQRTKVCKKPRYGKQETTHVPWTPVLIGIIAGILLLGIFLIGFIKLGMFIQERREYARFEKERSEEHTLD; encoded by the exons ATGATGACTCACCATTCACCGGAGACACATGCGAAGATTGCGCG ACGTGTAAGGGACGCTGTTCATCGTTTCAAGCCTGTGTTTTGTGTGAGGTTTTTGACAAAGGACCTGTGTGATATGTGCAAGGCTCCAATAAATATCGTGGACAATCTTGTTCAAT TCAATGGTACAGATAGCACATTATGCGAGTACAGAGACGAAGGTAACTGCCTTATTTTGTACACCTATGTATTGCAGGAGAATGGTTCGTACACCGTACTGGTACAGAGAACAAAGG tttGTAAAAAGCCCAGATATGGCAAGCAGGAAACAACGCATGTTCCTTGGACGCCGGTCCTAATCGGGATAATAGCTGGTATCCTGTTGCTTGGGATATTTCTTATTGGCTTCATCAAATTAGGGATGTTTATACAAGAACGAAGAGAATATGCAAGGTTTGAAAAGGAAAGGAGTGAGGAACATACTTTGGATTAA